A genome region from Leptonema illini DSM 21528 includes the following:
- a CDS encoding DUF1574 family protein: MDLLRHRILLLPLLLFALLFALDKIFYIGAVRDRVLLYKKVEPDMYDSRRDLLDQLIAEHPEHINEGRRIGVILGSSRSAEFDTLEIEKVLPGTATYNFSVPMGGIAHAYYYADLLKKNGIKPAFMMLEADLVNFGNPSLAFALQYDFDPRFVLEHTDFLNPDDPVSGGFRPDEADTFFLKYLFALYRYPLDPKNIIENYRTVSDTGLRHLEFRWQHKKLIELSNREHLGGIPNPLKIEADEEALSRDAMLVRDRVLGDGRPSATQLLLFKKLLAHAKREGIPLLVYKPVVSHAFEKIVQETDGSFQNTVVQALASTDTFLYSDPESEKPLRCRAFVDALHLSGICYEELTGRVFAPLLPVLENRHRP; this comes from the coding sequence ATGGATCTATTGCGCCACCGCATTCTTCTGCTTCCGCTTCTCCTTTTTGCCCTTCTCTTTGCGCTCGATAAGATCTTCTACATCGGAGCGGTTCGGGACCGAGTCCTGCTTTATAAAAAAGTCGAGCCGGATATGTACGATTCGCGGCGCGATCTTCTCGATCAACTGATCGCCGAGCATCCTGAGCATATCAATGAGGGGCGGCGCATCGGCGTTATCCTCGGAAGCTCGCGATCTGCCGAATTTGATACCCTGGAAATCGAAAAGGTATTGCCCGGCACCGCTACTTACAACTTCAGCGTGCCCATGGGCGGTATCGCCCATGCCTATTATTATGCCGATCTTCTGAAGAAGAACGGCATAAAGCCGGCTTTCATGATGCTTGAAGCCGACCTGGTTAACTTCGGGAATCCGTCGCTGGCTTTCGCTCTTCAGTATGACTTTGATCCGCGCTTCGTTCTCGAACATACGGACTTTCTGAATCCCGATGATCCTGTGAGCGGCGGATTCCGGCCAGACGAGGCCGATACTTTCTTCCTGAAATACCTGTTCGCTCTCTACCGCTATCCTCTGGACCCAAAAAACATCATCGAAAATTATCGGACTGTCAGTGATACCGGCCTGCGACATCTTGAGTTTCGCTGGCAGCATAAAAAGCTCATAGAGCTCTCAAACAGAGAGCATCTGGGCGGAATACCGAATCCTCTGAAGATCGAGGCCGATGAAGAAGCCCTTTCACGCGATGCGATGCTGGTCCGTGATCGCGTCCTCGGTGACGGACGGCCCTCTGCCACCCAGCTCCTGCTTTTCAAGAAGTTGCTTGCTCATGCAAAGCGAGAAGGCATCCCTCTGCTCGTCTATAAACCCGTCGTTTCGCATGCCTTTGAAAAAATCGTGCAGGAAACAGATGGCAGCTTTCAGAACACGGTCGTCCAGGCTCTAGCCAGTACGGATACCTTTCTCTATTCCGATCCGGAGTCAGAAAAGCCGCTTCGCTGCCGTGCCTTTGTCGATGCACTGCATCTGAGCGGTATCTGCTATGAGGAGCTGACCGGTCGCGTCTTCGCTCCTTTGCTCCCGGTTCTTGAAAACCGTCATCGTCCTTGA